GCTCCTCTTTGGCGCCGGTGTATTCGTTTTCCAGCACCGCCACCAGCTTGTCGCCTTCGCGGTAGACCTTCTCCAGCATCATGTCCCCGGTCATGATCACTTCTTTCGGGTACATGCTGCGGTAGTACGTCGGGAACGAGGTACCGCCAATCGCTACGCCCGGCTTGATGTCGTCGGTGACGATCTCGACCTGGCAGCCCTTGTCGGCGAGGAAGTCGGCGGTCGACATCCCGGTGAACTCGCAAATGGTGTCGTAGACCAGCACGTTCTTGCCCGGCGCCACTTTGCCGTCAAGGATGTCCCAACTGCTGACCACCAGGCCTTCGGCCGCGCCCCAGTGTTCGTTCTGCTCCAGGAATGGATGACCGCCAACGGCGAGCACCACTACATCCGGGCGCAGGTCGAGAATGGTTGCCGCATCGGCGGCCACGCCCAGGCGCAGGTCGACTTTCAGACGCGCCAGCTCCAGTTGGAACCAGCGCGTGATACCGGCGATCTGGTCCCGTTGCGGGGCTTTCGAGGCGGTGGTGATCTGCCCGCCAATAAATTCTTTCTTCTCGAACAGGGTCACGTCGTGGCCACGTTCGGCAGATACGCGAGCCGCTTCCATCCCGGCAGGGCCGGCACCGACCACCACGACTTTGCGCTTCACACCGGTCGATTTCTCGATGATGTGTGGCACGCCCATGTATTCACGGGAGGTCGCGGCGTTCTGGATGCACAACACGTCCAGGCCCTGGTACTGACGGTCGATGCAGTAGTTGGCGCCGACGCATTGCTTGATCTGGTCAACCTGGCCCATCTTGATCTTGGCGATCAGGTGCGGGTCGGCGATGTGGGCGCGGGTCATGCCGACCATGTCCACGTAGCCGCCTTCCAGAATACGGGTCGCCTGGTTCGGGTCCTTGATGTTCTGCGCATGCAGAACCGGGGCCTTCACCACTTCCTTGATACCGGCGGCCAGGTGCAGGAATGGCTCCGGTGGATAACTCATGTTCGGAATAACGTTGGCCAGGGTGTTGTGGGTGTCACAACCCGAACCCACCACGCCGATGAAGTCGATCATGCCGGTGTCGTCGTAGTACTTGGCGATCTGCTTCATGTCCTCGTGGGACAAGCCGTCCGGGTGGAATTCATCACCGCACAGACGGATGCCGACGCAGAAATCCGGGCCGACTTCAGCCCGCACAGCCTTGATCACTTCCAGGCCGAAACGCATGCGGTTCTCGAAGCTGCCGCCCCATTCGTCGGTGCGTTTGTTGACCCGCGGGCTCCAGAACTGGTCGATCATGTGCTGGTGCACGGCGGACAGCTCGACGCCATCCAGGCCACCGGCCTTGGCCCGCGCGGCGGCGCTGGCATAGTTGCCGATCACCCGCCAGATTTCTTCCGGCTCGATGGTTTTGCAGGTCGCGCGGTGCACCGGTTCACGGATACCCGACGGCGACAGCAGGGTTGGCCAGTGCTCGCCGTCCCAGCGCGAGCGACGGCCCATGTGGGTAATCTGGATCATGATCTTGGCGCCATGCTTGTGCATGGCATCGGCCAGGTTCTGGAAGTGCGGGATGATCCGGTCGTCGGCCAGGTTGACCGACTTCCACCAGCCTTGCGGGCTGTCGATGGCCACGCTGGAGGAACCGCCGCAAATCGCCAGGCCGATCCCGCCCTTGGCTTTCTCTTCGTAATACTTGACGTACCGGTCGGTGGTCATGCCGCCGTCGGTCGCGTAGACCTCGGCGTGCGCAGTGCTGAGCACGCGGTTGCGGATGGTCAGTTTGCCGATCTGGATCGGCTGGAACATTGCTTCGAAAGCCATGGCGGGGTCCTCGACTTACAACGGCTTGACGGTGAACAAACCGTCGTCGTGGCCTTCTTCGGAGCCACCGTAGACTTGCTCGGCAACCGTACGAATCTTGCTGCCGCGGGCCTGCAGAATCTGGTCCATGGCACCGGCAAACCAGCCGGTGAACATGTAGTCGACCTTGCGCCCGACCTTGCCGTACACGTAGACGAATGCCGAGTGTTCAAGCTTGACGCTGGCGGTGCCTTTGTCGAGGTCGATGTCCTGGATCTTGAACAGGCCCCAGCCGCGTTGCGACAGACGCTTCATGTAGTGCTCGAACACCGCGACGCCTTCCAGGCCGTGGCATTCAGCTTCTTTTTCACACCAGTGCCAGGCGGATTTGTAGCCGGCCTTGTACAGGATCTCGGCATAGGCTTCGGCGCCCAGCACTTCCTCGATGCCCATGTGGTTATTCACGAAGAAGTGACGCGGTACGTACAGCATTGGCAGGGCGTCGGAAGTCCAGACACCGGTTTCGCTGTCGACTTCGATTGGCAATTGCGGGGCGATCTTGGCCATGGAAACTTAACTCCAGAAAAATTTGGGTGTTGCCCCCGGCACGGGCGGCCGGGGGAAAGGATTCAGAGGTGCTGTGGCTTACTCGCCCCAGACGTCCTTGAGGACGTTGACCCAGTTCTCGCCCATGATCTTGCGGACCACGCGCTCGGAGTGGCCGCGCTTGAGCAGGGTTTCGGTCAGGTTCGGGAACTCGCCCACGGTGCGGATGCCCAGCGGGTTGATGATCTTGCCGAAGCTGGTCAGACGGCGGGCGTAGCCCTTGTCATGGGTCAGGTATTCGAAGAAGTCCTGGCCATGGCCCTGGGTAAAGTCGGTGCCGATACCGATGGCGTCTTCGCCAACGATGTTCATGGTGTATTCGATGGCTTCGGCATAATCGTCGATGGTCGAATCGATGCCCTTGGCCAGGAACGGCGCGAACATGGTCACACCGACGAAACCGCCGTGATCGGCGATGAACTTCAGCTCTTCATCGGATTTGTTGCGCGGGTGAATTTTCAGGCCCGACGGCAGGCAATGGGAGTAGCAGACCGGCTTCTTGGATTCGAGGATCACTTCTTCGGAAGTCTTCGAACCGACGTGGGACAGGTCGCACATGACGCCAACGCGGTTCATCTCGGCAACGATTTCACGACCGAAGCCCGACAGGCCGCCATCGCGCTCGTAGCAACCGGTGCCGACCAGGTTCTGGGTGTTGTAGCACATCTGCACGATACCGACGCCCAGCTGCTTGAACACCTCGACGTAGCCGATCTGGTCTTCAAACGCGTGAGCATTCTGGAAACCGAACAGGATGCCGGTCTTGCCCTGCTCCTTGGCCTTGCGGATGTCGGCGGTGGTGCGCACCGGAATCACCAGGTCGCTGTTCTCGCGGATCAGCTTCTGACTGGCGGCGATGTTGTTGACGGTGGCCTGAAAGCCCTCCCACACCGACACGGTGCAGTTGGCCGCGGTCAGACCGCCCTTGCGCATGTCTTCAAACAACTCGCGATTCCACTTGGCAATAATCAGCCCGTCGATAACGATGCTGTCGGCGTGCAATTCGGCTGGGCTCATCAGGCTGTCCCCTATTAGCGATTCGTGCGCCGAATCGTGTGCCGGCGCTTTGGGGCCAGCATATGCCTGAGGACCGGTGCAGCCGGGTGCAAAAACGACAGGGGGTTTGCCGAAAGCGTCAATCTGCGACAAAGGGTCGATATCGGCGCTTATCACCTGGCTGTTCAATGCCGTCCGCTTGGGCCAGAATTCGGCGTATTACTGGATGCTTACTGGATTTAGGGCGACGCAATGAAATCGATCTTCCTGGCTTTGGCACTGATAGCGACCGGCGTACAGGCGGCTGAAGAGTCCGACACCAACCCCTGCGATGCAGTCGAAAACGACGTCCAGACCCTGGAATGCTCGGTCTACAGCCGAACCACCGCCGAAGACCTGCTCAAGGACAACTACCAAAGCCTGACCGAGCGCATGCAAACGCTCTATGGCAAGAGCCCGACGCAACTGGCCGACATCACCGCCAAAATCAAGGCCGCCCAGCAGCAATGGCTGAAGACCCGGGACGCGGATTGCGCGGTTGAAGCGTTTCCGGCGACCAGTGGCAGCAAGGCGTTTACGATTGCGCAGAATGACTGCGTAGCGCGGATGAGTGATGAGCGGTCGGAGTTTTTGGAGTCGATTGGGCAGGAGTGATGCAAACTCCGGCCAACCAGAGCGGTAAAGCTGCTTACTTCAGCCAGTAAAGGGATCGAAATGAACATCTGCGGCATCGAAATCAAAGGCAGCGAAGCAATCATCGCCGTGGCCTCTCTCGACGATCAGGTGCTAAGCCACGTCGCGCTCAACACCAAGAAAATCGCCCTCGACGATGACGACGAGGCCGCCAACGTCAAGGTCTTTGCCGCTCAGGTGGCGTCGTTTGTTCGCGAGAACGCCATTGACCGGATCGCGATCAAGAAGCGCAGCAAGAAAGGTGAATTCGCCGGTGGGCCGACCACGTTCAAGATCGAGGGCATTTTTCAGTTGCTGGAGAACTGCGACGTGACGCTCTTGTCACCGCAGACGATCAATGCGCAGAACAAGAAGTTTGATTTTGAGCTGCCGGGGACGTTGAACAAGTATCAGCATGAGGCTTACAAGGCGGCGTGTTCGGCGCTGCTGAAGAAGTAAGCGTTCTTTCTGGCGACACAAATCACCTGTGGGAGCCAGCCTGCTGGCGATGAGGGAGTAGCAGTCAACAACATTGTTGCCTGACACACCGCCATCGTTAGCAGGCTGGCTCCCACATTGGTTCTGTGTACCTGCATCAGGCGTTGGCAGTACGCCGGTCTTCCCGGGGGCAACGGGCAAACCGCGCCCGATAACTGCGGGTGAAATACGACGGTGATTCAAACCCGCACGCGATACTCACCTCCAGCACACTCATATTGGTCTGACGTAATAACTGCCGCGCCTTCTCCAGCCTTAATCGCAGGTAGAAATTGCTCGGCGTGTCGTTCAGGTGCAACCGAAACAAACGCTCCAGCTGCCGCCGCGTCACTTTGATCGATTCCGCAAGCTCCAGCGTGGTCAGCGGCGGCTCACTGTGCTGTTCCATCTCGCCGATGACGTGAACGAGCTTCTTGTTGCTGATGCCATACCGCGTGGCGACTTCCATGCGTTGGTGGTCTTTGCGCGGGCGGATACGGCCGAGTACGAATTGTTCGCTGACCTGGATCGCCAGTTCCGGGCCGTGGGCCTGGGCGATGAGGTCGAGCATCAGGTCGATGGACGCGGTGCCACCGGCGGAGGTGATGCGCCGACGGTCAATCTCGAACAGCTCCTGGGTGACGCTGAGCTGTGGATAAGACTCCTTGAAGGCGTCGATGGCTTCCCAGTGCAGGGTCAGGCGATGACCGTCGAGCAGGCCGGCTTCGGCAAGGACGAAACTGCCGGTGTCGATCGCGCCGAGGGTCACGCCTTCGTTGTCCAGTCGGCGCAGCCAGTGCTCCAGTGCCGGGGTGGCGAATTTCAGCGGTTCGAAGCCGGCGACCACCAACAGCGTCGCACCTTTCTTCAGCGGCTCCAGTGCCGCATCGGCGTTGACCGACATGCCGTTACTGGCCAGCACCGCCCCGCCGTCTGCGCTCAGCACATGCCAGCGATACAGCTCGCCGCGAAAGCGATTGGCGACCCGCAGCGGCTCGATTGCCGAGATAAAGCCGATGGCCGAGAAACCCGGCATCAACAAGAAGTAGAAATCCTGGGACATGGAGCGCACTCGGTTGGCGGCTGGCGTGTGATGTTGATACGCCACTTGCGCGCGGCATTCAAGAGCACAGGTCGCCGCAGTGCAAGAGCTGGTCGCCGCAGTGCGCTTTGACGGGCCTCAAGCTGCGTAACTTGGCATCACCGGCGCACAAAGACGACCGGACCCACAATAACGAACTGCCGAGGAAACCTGAGATGAAACGACTGATCAGCAGCTGTGTTCTTGCACTCAGCGGTACCGCTTTCCTGAGCGCCAGCGTCATGGCCGCCGAACCCGCTTCTTGCCAGAACGTCCGCATGGGCGTGGTGAACTGGACCGACGTGATCGCCACCAGCGCCATGACCCAGGTCTTGCTCGATGGCCTCGGCTACAACACCAAACAAACCAGCGCGTCCCAGCAAATCATTTTCGCCGGGATCCGCGACCAGCGCCTGGATTTGTTCCTGGGCTACTGGAACCCGCTGATGACGCAAACCATCACGCCTTTCGTCGACGCCAATCAGGTCAAGGTCCTTGAAGCGCCAAGCCTGAAAGACGCCCGCGCCACTCTCGCCGTACCGACTTATCTCGCCGACAAGGGCCTGAAGACTTTTGCCGACATCGCCAAGTTCGAAAAAGAACTGGGCGGCAAAATCTACGGCATCGAGCCCGGTTCGGGCGCCAACACCCAGATCAAGGCGATGATCGCCAAGAACCAGTTTGGCCTCGGCAAGTTCCAGTTGGTCGAGTCCAGCGAGGCCGGCATGCTCGCCGCGGTGGACCGCGCCGTGCGCCGCAAAGAAGCCGTGGTGTTCTTCGGCTGGGCGCCGCACCCGATGAACGTCAACGTGCAGATGACTTACCTCACCGGCAGCGACGACGCGCTGGGCCCGAACGAGGGCATGGCCACGGTCTGGACCGTCACCTCGCCGAACTACGCGCAGCAGTGCCCGAACATCGGCAAGTTGCTCAGCAACCTGACCTACACCGCCGAAGACGAGAGCCGGATGATGCAGCCGCTGCTGGATCACAAGGACGCCTTCGAATCAGCGAAGCAATGGCT
This DNA window, taken from Pseudomonas fluorescens NCIMB 11764, encodes the following:
- the dgcA gene encoding dimethylglycine demethylation protein DgcA gives rise to the protein MAFEAMFQPIQIGKLTIRNRVLSTAHAEVYATDGGMTTDRYVKYYEEKAKGGIGLAICGGSSSVAIDSPQGWWKSVNLADDRIIPHFQNLADAMHKHGAKIMIQITHMGRRSRWDGEHWPTLLSPSGIREPVHRATCKTIEPEEIWRVIGNYASAAARAKAGGLDGVELSAVHQHMIDQFWSPRVNKRTDEWGGSFENRMRFGLEVIKAVRAEVGPDFCVGIRLCGDEFHPDGLSHEDMKQIAKYYDDTGMIDFIGVVGSGCDTHNTLANVIPNMSYPPEPFLHLAAGIKEVVKAPVLHAQNIKDPNQATRILEGGYVDMVGMTRAHIADPHLIAKIKMGQVDQIKQCVGANYCIDRQYQGLDVLCIQNAATSREYMGVPHIIEKSTGVKRKVVVVGAGPAGMEAARVSAERGHDVTLFEKKEFIGGQITTASKAPQRDQIAGITRWFQLELARLKVDLRLGVAADAATILDLRPDVVVLAVGGHPFLEQNEHWGAAEGLVVSSWDILDGKVAPGKNVLVYDTICEFTGMSTADFLADKGCQVEIVTDDIKPGVAIGGTSFPTYYRSMYPKEVIMTGDMMLEKVYREGDKLVAVLENEYTGAKEERVVDQVVVENGVRPDEEIYYAMKEGSRNKGQMDIEALFAIKPQPSLSQAGDGYLLFRIGDCVAQRNTHAAIYDALRLCKDF
- a CDS encoding DUF5943 domain-containing protein, with translation MAKIAPQLPIEVDSETGVWTSDALPMLYVPRHFFVNNHMGIEEVLGAEAYAEILYKAGYKSAWHWCEKEAECHGLEGVAVFEHYMKRLSQRGWGLFKIQDIDLDKGTASVKLEHSAFVYVYGKVGRKVDYMFTGWFAGAMDQILQARGSKIRTVAEQVYGGSEEGHDDGLFTVKPL
- a CDS encoding dipeptidase — protein: MSPAELHADSIVIDGLIIAKWNRELFEDMRKGGLTAANCTVSVWEGFQATVNNIAASQKLIRENSDLVIPVRTTADIRKAKEQGKTGILFGFQNAHAFEDQIGYVEVFKQLGVGIVQMCYNTQNLVGTGCYERDGGLSGFGREIVAEMNRVGVMCDLSHVGSKTSEEVILESKKPVCYSHCLPSGLKIHPRNKSDEELKFIADHGGFVGVTMFAPFLAKGIDSTIDDYAEAIEYTMNIVGEDAIGIGTDFTQGHGQDFFEYLTHDKGYARRLTSFGKIINPLGIRTVGEFPNLTETLLKRGHSERVVRKIMGENWVNVLKDVWGE
- a CDS encoding lysozyme inhibitor LprI family protein produces the protein MKSIFLALALIATGVQAAEESDTNPCDAVENDVQTLECSVYSRTTAEDLLKDNYQSLTERMQTLYGKSPTQLADITAKIKAAQQQWLKTRDADCAVEAFPATSGSKAFTIAQNDCVARMSDERSEFLESIGQE
- a CDS encoding DUF3010 family protein — encoded protein: MNICGIEIKGSEAIIAVASLDDQVLSHVALNTKKIALDDDDEAANVKVFAAQVASFVRENAIDRIAIKKRSKKGEFAGGPTTFKIEGIFQLLENCDVTLLSPQTINAQNKKFDFELPGTLNKYQHEAYKAACSALLKK
- a CDS encoding GlxA family transcriptional regulator, which gives rise to MSQDFYFLLMPGFSAIGFISAIEPLRVANRFRGELYRWHVLSADGGAVLASNGMSVNADAALEPLKKGATLLVVAGFEPLKFATPALEHWLRRLDNEGVTLGAIDTGSFVLAEAGLLDGHRLTLHWEAIDAFKESYPQLSVTQELFEIDRRRITSAGGTASIDLMLDLIAQAHGPELAIQVSEQFVLGRIRPRKDHQRMEVATRYGISNKKLVHVIGEMEQHSEPPLTTLELAESIKVTRRQLERLFRLHLNDTPSNFYLRLRLEKARQLLRQTNMSVLEVSIACGFESPSYFTRSYRARFARCPREDRRTANA
- a CDS encoding choline ABC transporter substrate-binding protein, encoding MKRLISSCVLALSGTAFLSASVMAAEPASCQNVRMGVVNWTDVIATSAMTQVLLDGLGYNTKQTSASQQIIFAGIRDQRLDLFLGYWNPLMTQTITPFVDANQVKVLEAPSLKDARATLAVPTYLADKGLKTFADIAKFEKELGGKIYGIEPGSGANTQIKAMIAKNQFGLGKFQLVESSEAGMLAAVDRAVRRKEAVVFFGWAPHPMNVNVQMTYLTGSDDALGPNEGMATVWTVTSPNYAQQCPNIGKLLSNLTYTAEDESRMMQPLLDHKDAFESAKQWLKDHPQDKQRWLEGVTTFDGKPAADNLKLTSK